From the Mangifera indica cultivar Alphonso chromosome 10, CATAS_Mindica_2.1, whole genome shotgun sequence genome, one window contains:
- the LOC123228009 gene encoding myosin-binding protein 7-like isoform X2 produces the protein MDLEVISPSRDMVKCCNCGCSCASMSSSSGTWLRSVKRKYDEFENENRFFIPDLAVDLNPRVQIENECTALRETVASQQKTMQDLYMELDEERNASSSAANEAMSMILRLQREKAEVQMEARQFKRFAEEKISHDQQELLAFEDLLYKREQAIQALTCEVQAYKHRMMSYGITEAEAEADGEKLCLSRNTSTVETFDAQLDLPVFEYPPLKCNLNENSAPLEGDDSVDVEIYPFGETPRGQNEKYPYGETPRGQNEKYPYGETPRGQNRLMNLEYRIHQMDRTPRKSQLDRDFSSGKNIFESVIVGQSPRRHKHSRRFSNDSSSSYMGMFKETGSDFVTGSPRFNRSFKKMEQTEDFSTLRKRDNTSEIGDEMSDRVYTIDSVHNGVQYNSFKEPKYGVGMCEDDINSPRDSLNRYDTEDPYIKKLYMRLRALEADRESMRQAIMSMRTDKAQMVLLKEIAQHLCKEMTPERQMPVRKSSAVRSFSLMSIFKWIVTFVFWRRKASRSKFTAELSANNVGLLMLLDKSPHMRQSRCVSSTQV, from the exons ATGGATTTAGAAGTAATCTCACCTTCTAGGGATATGGTGAAATGTTGTAATTGTGGGTGTAGTTGTGCTTCAATGAGTAGTTCCTCTGGAACTTGGCTTCGGTCTGTTAAACGGAAATACGACGAGTTTGAGAATGAAAATCGGTTCTTTATACCTGATTTAGCAGTAGATTTGAATCCCCGTGTACAAATTGAGAATGAGTGCACTGCCTTGCGTGAAACAGTTGCTAGCCAACAGAAAACCATGCAAGATTTATATATGGAGTTGGACGAGGAGAGAAATGCCTCGTCTTCAGCTGCAAATGAGGCCATGTCCATGATATTGAGGTTGCAAAGAGAGAAGGCAGAAGTCCAAATGGAGGCAAGGCAGTTCAAGCGATTTGCTGAAGAGAAAATCTCACACGACCAACAAGAGCTTTTGGCCTTCGAGGATTTATTGTATAAGAGAGAGCAGGCCATTCAAGCCCTTACTTGTGAAGTGCAGGCTTATAAACATAGAATGATGAGTTATGGGATTACAGAGGCTGAGGCTGAGGCTGATGGTGAGAAACTTTGCCTTAGTCGAAACACAAGCACAGTTGAAACCTTTGATGCTCAATTGGATCTTCCTGTGTTTGAATACCCACCTTTAAAGTGCAACTTGAATGAGAATTCTGCCCCTTTGGAGGGTGATGACAGTGTAGATGTTGAAATATATCCATTTGGGGAGACCCCTCGTGGCCAGAACGAAAAGTATCCATATGGAGAGACCCCTCGTGGCCAGAACGAAAA ATATCCATATGGAGAGACCCCTCGTGGCCAGAATCGATTGATGAATTTAGAATATAGGATTCATCAAATGGATAGGACTCCTAGAAAAAGCCAGCTGGACAGGGATTTTTCAAGTGGGAAGAATATATTCGAGAGTGTGATTGTTGGTCAATCTCCTAGGCGCCATAAACACAGCAGGAGGTTTTCCAATGATAGTTCAAGTTCGTACATGGGAATGTTTAAAGAAACAGGTTCAGATTTTGTCACAGGATCTCCAAGGTTTAACAGAAGTTTCAAGAAGATGGAACAAACAGAGGATTTTTCTACtttgagaaaaagagataacaCATCAGAAATTGGCGATGAAATGAGTGACAGAGTTTATACCATTGATTCTGTCCATAATGGAGTACAATATAATAGTTTTAAGGAACCTAAATATGGTGTAGGAATGTGCGAGGATGATATTAACTCACCAAGAGATTCACTGAACAGATATGATACTGAAGATCCATATATCAAGAAGCTCTACATGAGGCTCCGGGCACTTGAGGCTGACAGGGAATCAATGAGACAGGCAATTATGTCAATGCGGACTGACAAAGCACAAATggtattattaaaagaaattgcTCAACATCTGTGCAAGGAAATGACCCCTGAAAGACAAATGCCTGTGAGGAAATCATCTGCTGTCAGAAGCTTTTCCCTCATGTCAATTTTCAAG TGGATTGTGACCTTTGTCTTCTGGAGGAGAAAAGCTTCTCGTAGCAA GTTTACAGCTGAGTTATCAGCCAACAATGTGGGCTTGCTAATGCTTCTAGATAAGAGCCCGCACATGAGGCAATCAAGATGTGTTTCCAGCACACAAGTGTGA
- the LOC123227876 gene encoding VQ motif-containing protein 8, chloroplastic-like has protein sequence MNISARSSKLQGLRPAALQVNKSSSKIMKKKNNSSHVERVKSPVVVYLVSPKIIHVRGEEFKGLVQRLTGKQASSEATVKEKDNKQGSGGVNYEDVNTLPGNLAAA, from the coding sequence ATGAACATTTCTGCAAGAAGTTCGAAGCTTCAGGGTCTGCGGCCTGCGGCTCTTCAGGTGAACAAGAGCTCTTCAAAgattatgaagaagaagaataatagTAGTCATGTTGAAAGAGTAAAATCTCCTGTGGTGGTATATTTGGTGTCTCCAAAGATTATTCATGTAAGAGGTGAAGAATTCAAGGGGCTCGTGCAGCGGCTTACCGGGAAACAAGCATCTTCAGAAGCTACTGTAAAGGAAAAAGATAATAAGCAGGGCAGTGGTGGAGTGAATTATGAAGATGTAAATACTCTTCCAGGCAATTTAGCTGCTGCATAA
- the LOC123228009 gene encoding myosin-binding protein 7-like isoform X1, whose translation MDLEVISPSRDMVKCCNCGCSCASMSSSSGTWLRSVKRKYDEFENENRFFIPDLAVDLNPRVQIENECTALRETVASQQKTMQDLYMELDEERNASSSAANEAMSMILRLQREKAEVQMEARQFKRFAEEKISHDQQELLAFEDLLYKREQAIQALTCEVQAYKHRMMSYGITEAEAEADGEKLCLSRNTSTVETFDAQLDLPVFEYPPLKCNLNENSAPLEGDDSVDVEIYPFGETPRGQNEKYPYGETPRGQNEKYPYGETPRGQNEKYPYGETPRGQNRLMNLEYRIHQMDRTPRKSQLDRDFSSGKNIFESVIVGQSPRRHKHSRRFSNDSSSSYMGMFKETGSDFVTGSPRFNRSFKKMEQTEDFSTLRKRDNTSEIGDEMSDRVYTIDSVHNGVQYNSFKEPKYGVGMCEDDINSPRDSLNRYDTEDPYIKKLYMRLRALEADRESMRQAIMSMRTDKAQMVLLKEIAQHLCKEMTPERQMPVRKSSAVRSFSLMSIFKWIVTFVFWRRKASRSKFTAELSANNVGLLMLLDKSPHMRQSRCVSSTQV comes from the exons ATGGATTTAGAAGTAATCTCACCTTCTAGGGATATGGTGAAATGTTGTAATTGTGGGTGTAGTTGTGCTTCAATGAGTAGTTCCTCTGGAACTTGGCTTCGGTCTGTTAAACGGAAATACGACGAGTTTGAGAATGAAAATCGGTTCTTTATACCTGATTTAGCAGTAGATTTGAATCCCCGTGTACAAATTGAGAATGAGTGCACTGCCTTGCGTGAAACAGTTGCTAGCCAACAGAAAACCATGCAAGATTTATATATGGAGTTGGACGAGGAGAGAAATGCCTCGTCTTCAGCTGCAAATGAGGCCATGTCCATGATATTGAGGTTGCAAAGAGAGAAGGCAGAAGTCCAAATGGAGGCAAGGCAGTTCAAGCGATTTGCTGAAGAGAAAATCTCACACGACCAACAAGAGCTTTTGGCCTTCGAGGATTTATTGTATAAGAGAGAGCAGGCCATTCAAGCCCTTACTTGTGAAGTGCAGGCTTATAAACATAGAATGATGAGTTATGGGATTACAGAGGCTGAGGCTGAGGCTGATGGTGAGAAACTTTGCCTTAGTCGAAACACAAGCACAGTTGAAACCTTTGATGCTCAATTGGATCTTCCTGTGTTTGAATACCCACCTTTAAAGTGCAACTTGAATGAGAATTCTGCCCCTTTGGAGGGTGATGACAGTGTAGATGTTGAAATATATCCATTTGGGGAGACCCCTCGTGGCCAGAACGAAAAGTATCCATATGGAGAGACCCCTCGTGGCCAGAACGAAAAGTATCCATATGGAGAGACCCCTCGTGGCCAAAACGAAAAATATCCATATGGAGAGACCCCTCGTGGCCAGAATCGATTGATGAATTTAGAATATAGGATTCATCAAATGGATAGGACTCCTAGAAAAAGCCAGCTGGACAGGGATTTTTCAAGTGGGAAGAATATATTCGAGAGTGTGATTGTTGGTCAATCTCCTAGGCGCCATAAACACAGCAGGAGGTTTTCCAATGATAGTTCAAGTTCGTACATGGGAATGTTTAAAGAAACAGGTTCAGATTTTGTCACAGGATCTCCAAGGTTTAACAGAAGTTTCAAGAAGATGGAACAAACAGAGGATTTTTCTACtttgagaaaaagagataacaCATCAGAAATTGGCGATGAAATGAGTGACAGAGTTTATACCATTGATTCTGTCCATAATGGAGTACAATATAATAGTTTTAAGGAACCTAAATATGGTGTAGGAATGTGCGAGGATGATATTAACTCACCAAGAGATTCACTGAACAGATATGATACTGAAGATCCATATATCAAGAAGCTCTACATGAGGCTCCGGGCACTTGAGGCTGACAGGGAATCAATGAGACAGGCAATTATGTCAATGCGGACTGACAAAGCACAAATggtattattaaaagaaattgcTCAACATCTGTGCAAGGAAATGACCCCTGAAAGACAAATGCCTGTGAGGAAATCATCTGCTGTCAGAAGCTTTTCCCTCATGTCAATTTTCAAG TGGATTGTGACCTTTGTCTTCTGGAGGAGAAAAGCTTCTCGTAGCAA GTTTACAGCTGAGTTATCAGCCAACAATGTGGGCTTGCTAATGCTTCTAGATAAGAGCCCGCACATGAGGCAATCAAGATGTGTTTCCAGCACACAAGTGTGA